One genomic segment of Brevibacillus laterosporus LMG 15441 includes these proteins:
- a CDS encoding penicillin-binding transpeptidase domain-containing protein has product MGENQQPPKSHIATRLNVLFFFVFIFFAAVILRLAYVQIVEGEQYQHDLEKYSIRQLPIPAPRGRILDVNHNVLVSNKPVFTVTYTSEQKKEINEEAVAEKLTSLLQMDEKIGTDKELIKKATELQTTLPITFKPEQSQKLIQQLTPKINALPNSAQLKGIKDYDLVKTAFALGLSVRSPFDENDREALQKKLPATIQVDGKNVDTKTAYDSQLLKYVISANVPYPIALEDKVKESLQKDVKSLLSKMPSAGELSSKTDAELLQYAARFDLDVALPLTPEQRQYQWHRISILNSMRDYSMPKFIPRRIKENATEIEVAKINENLSELPGINVIVEPVRQIRQDEDGAFATHILGYISPISASQVNEYLAMGYSKTDRIGVEGLERYYEKDLRGKDGIMDVQVNKDAETVVKGRTREAIPGNDLVLSLDYRFQSKLEEILKRNVNEMRRSAKGTVNAASAVVMNPNTGEVLAMANYPDYDLNLHYNRKLFNENYEKVVAPAQLNNVTRGVYPPASTVKPISVMMALQEKLTTPNESIFDPGYFQFGDVKKRNWKLGGHGQVDARRAIAVSNNTYMYTMGWRLKEREIGKGNSYRESFKIINFYNQQFGLGVKTGIDLPSEKAGWPAPTFEMGRIADALIGQYDSFTPIQLAQYVSTIANGGYRIRPHMVKEIRKGSIDPKKPGDVITTIEPQVLNKININPSYLKVVQEGMRRVTQPGGTAATAMAGLPFSVAAKTGTAQTGGTSSDNSLILGYAPYENPKISFVVVVPHSGGHGSDRIARELLEAYHALYPLNSTVTPTE; this is encoded by the coding sequence ATGGGAGAGAACCAACAACCACCTAAATCCCATATTGCCACTAGATTAAACGTTTTATTTTTTTTCGTGTTTATATTTTTTGCGGCTGTTATTTTGCGACTTGCCTATGTGCAAATCGTAGAAGGAGAACAATATCAACACGATTTGGAAAAGTATAGTATTAGACAATTACCAATACCTGCACCGCGTGGACGTATCTTAGACGTGAACCACAATGTTTTGGTTTCGAATAAGCCCGTTTTTACGGTTACTTATACATCCGAGCAAAAAAAGGAAATTAATGAGGAAGCAGTAGCCGAAAAACTGACGAGCTTGCTGCAAATGGATGAAAAGATTGGGACTGATAAAGAGCTTATAAAAAAAGCGACTGAATTGCAGACCACATTACCGATCACTTTTAAGCCAGAGCAATCTCAAAAGCTCATCCAGCAGCTAACTCCCAAAATTAATGCTCTTCCAAATTCGGCTCAATTAAAAGGGATAAAGGACTATGATTTAGTAAAAACAGCCTTTGCCTTGGGACTCTCAGTAAGATCCCCTTTCGATGAAAATGATCGTGAAGCTTTACAAAAAAAATTGCCAGCAACGATTCAGGTAGACGGCAAGAACGTGGATACGAAGACAGCCTATGACAGTCAATTGTTAAAATATGTCATCTCAGCTAATGTACCGTATCCAATTGCTCTTGAAGACAAGGTAAAGGAATCTTTGCAAAAGGATGTAAAATCACTTTTAAGCAAGATGCCTTCTGCTGGGGAGCTAAGCAGTAAAACAGATGCAGAATTACTCCAATATGCTGCTAGATTTGATTTGGATGTTGCATTGCCATTAACTCCGGAGCAACGTCAGTATCAGTGGCATCGTATTAGCATTTTAAATAGCATGCGAGATTATAGTATGCCTAAATTCATTCCTCGTCGAATTAAGGAAAACGCTACTGAAATTGAAGTAGCCAAAATCAATGAAAATTTAAGTGAATTACCTGGAATTAATGTAATTGTTGAACCCGTACGGCAAATTAGACAAGATGAGGATGGCGCTTTTGCCACACATATTCTTGGCTACATCAGCCCAATCAGTGCAAGTCAGGTTAATGAGTATCTTGCGATGGGATATTCCAAGACAGATCGTATTGGAGTCGAGGGGTTAGAAAGATATTACGAGAAAGATTTACGTGGAAAAGATGGCATTATGGACGTGCAGGTAAACAAGGATGCAGAGACGGTCGTGAAAGGAAGAACTCGCGAAGCAATACCTGGTAATGATCTAGTTCTTTCCTTAGATTATCGCTTCCAAAGTAAATTGGAGGAAATTCTTAAACGAAATGTCAATGAGATGAGACGCTCTGCGAAAGGAACAGTGAACGCTGCCTCTGCGGTCGTAATGAATCCTAATACAGGTGAAGTTTTGGCTATGGCTAACTACCCTGATTACGATTTAAACCTCCACTATAATCGAAAGCTATTCAATGAGAATTATGAGAAGGTAGTTGCTCCAGCACAGCTTAATAATGTCACTAGGGGTGTTTATCCACCGGCTTCTACAGTGAAACCTATTTCGGTTATGATGGCCTTACAAGAAAAGTTGACTACACCCAATGAGTCAATTTTTGACCCTGGTTATTTCCAATTTGGGGATGTAAAGAAACGAAACTGGAAACTAGGTGGACATGGTCAAGTTGATGCAAGACGAGCAATAGCTGTATCCAATAACACATACATGTACACAATGGGCTGGAGATTAAAGGAGCGCGAGATAGGAAAAGGAAATAGTTATCGTGAATCCTTTAAGATCATTAATTTTTACAATCAGCAATTCGGTCTAGGAGTTAAGACTGGTATTGATTTACCAAGTGAAAAGGCAGGCTGGCCAGCTCCAACATTTGAAATGGGACGTATTGCCGATGCTCTTATTGGGCAGTATGATAGCTTTACTCCTATCCAATTGGCTCAATACGTTTCTACAATCGCAAATGGCGGATATCGAATTCGACCGCATATGGTTAAAGAAATTCGAAAAGGCTCTATTGATCCTAAGAAGCCAGGAGATGTCATTACAACCATAGAGCCGCAAGTTTTGAACAAAATTAATATCAATCCAAGCTACCTCAAGGTAGTTCAAGAGGGGATGCGCCGTGTTACTCAGCCTGGAGGTACTGCTGCGACAGCAATGGCAGGCTTGCCGTTTAGTGTAGCTGCTAAAACAGGTACCGCTCAAACAGGCGGAACTTCTTCTGATAACTCCTTGATCCTTGGATATGCACCTTACGAAAATCCTAAAATTTCCTTTGTAGTAGTCGTTCCGCATTCTGGAGGACATGGTTCAGATAGGATCGCGCGTGAATTGCTGGAGGCTTATCATGCCTTGTATCCACTTAACAGTACGGTAACGCCGACAGAGTAG
- the minC gene encoding septum site-determining protein MinC encodes MNTAKSKVVIKGTKDGLVFFMDDTCSFSELLDDLREKIEHSHPQFFSGPLIRITLKLGKRYCTPEQQEELTQIIRMKGNLVIHMIDSDVILKEEVYKEDKAPGLIVQTNTVRSGQVLEYDGDILLLGDVNPGGTIRSTGSIFVLGNLRGVAQAGTNGDKDAVIASACLHPTQLRIAEVISRPGDEWSDYSGTTEFAYLEEDRMVVAKMNFLHRLRSDLGKKKA; translated from the coding sequence ATGAATACGGCCAAAAGTAAAGTAGTCATTAAAGGAACCAAAGATGGACTTGTCTTTTTTATGGACGATACCTGTTCATTTTCGGAGCTTTTAGATGATTTACGTGAAAAAATTGAGCACAGCCATCCACAATTTTTTAGTGGTCCTCTCATCAGGATTACATTAAAACTTGGGAAGCGTTACTGCACTCCAGAGCAACAGGAAGAGTTAACGCAGATTATTCGCATGAAGGGTAATCTGGTTATTCATATGATCGACTCGGATGTGATTCTTAAAGAAGAAGTATATAAAGAAGACAAAGCTCCCGGATTGATTGTACAAACAAACACGGTTCGTTCCGGTCAGGTATTAGAATACGACGGAGATATTTTGCTACTGGGTGATGTTAATCCTGGTGGTACGATAAGAAGTACGGGGAGTATCTTCGTGTTAGGTAATCTTCGTGGTGTAGCGCAAGCGGGAACGAATGGCGACAAAGATGCTGTAATCGCCTCCGCTTGCTTACATCCAACCCAACTGAGAATTGCTGAAGTAATCAGCCGTCCGGGAGATGAATGGTCGGACTATAGCGGTACTACTGAGTTTGCTTATTTGGAAGAGGATCGGATGGTAGTCGCTAAAATGAACTTTTTGCATCGCTTACGCTCAGATTTGGGTAAGAAGAAAGCATAA
- the minD gene encoding septum site-determining protein MinD: MGIAIVVTSGKGGVGKTTSSANIGTALALNGQKVCMVDTDIGLRNLDVVMGLENRIIYDLVDVAEGSCRLQQALIKDKRFETLSLLPAAQTKDKSALTTDQMEDIVTQLKRDFDYVIIDCPAGIEQGFRNAVAGADQAIVVTTPEKAAVRDADRIIGLLERENVGMPKLVINRVRSHMVKNGDMLDVEDILDLLAIDLLGVIPDDEYIIKSANAGEPAVMNHESRASLAYRNVARRLLGESVPLLPLQEKPGVFHKFRKFFGLK, encoded by the coding sequence GTGGGTATTGCAATAGTTGTGACTTCAGGGAAAGGCGGAGTGGGGAAAACCACCTCATCTGCTAATATAGGAACCGCATTGGCTCTTAATGGCCAGAAGGTGTGTATGGTAGATACAGATATCGGCTTACGCAATCTGGATGTGGTCATGGGACTAGAAAATCGGATCATTTATGACCTGGTTGACGTAGCAGAAGGCAGTTGTCGTTTGCAACAGGCTTTAATTAAAGATAAGCGTTTTGAGACGTTGTCATTATTACCAGCAGCGCAGACCAAGGATAAATCAGCGCTTACAACAGATCAAATGGAAGATATCGTCACCCAATTGAAGCGTGATTTTGACTACGTCATTATCGATTGTCCAGCAGGTATTGAACAAGGATTCCGCAACGCTGTAGCAGGGGCTGATCAGGCTATTGTTGTGACGACTCCGGAAAAGGCGGCAGTACGTGACGCAGATCGTATCATTGGCCTGCTTGAACGTGAAAATGTAGGAATGCCTAAATTAGTAATTAATCGAGTGCGGTCCCATATGGTTAAGAATGGTGACATGTTAGATGTAGAGGATATTCTGGATTTACTTGCCATTGATTTACTGGGTGTGATTCCTGATGATGAATATATCATCAAATCAGCAAATGCAGGCGAGCCGGCAGTGATGAATCATGAATCCCGTGCGTCCTTAGCATATCGAAATGTAGCAAGACGTTTGTTAGGGGAATCAGTGCCTTTACTGCCACTTCAGGAAAAACCAGGAGTTTTTCATAAGTTCCGTAAGTTTTTTGGCTTAAAATAA
- the rodA gene encoding rod shape-determining protein RodA: MDFEKRYIKQLDWLILLILLGLGLFSYLGISGSAPGVATANRQLMWYAIGFGVLFCTLIIDYRVFRQLSYVVYAIGLVLLFGVFFTKAINNATSWYNLGVVLFQPSEPMKIFTIIAAAHYMSKREEKLGKPYYLYEWWPVFLIVGVPLLMIFKQPDLGTALVFCAILATMLIVGGIRVRHMITFSGIAAIGVGLVSYVYMYHKDDIFFKLIKPYQWARIESWLNPYLDPVGQGFQLLQSLIAIGSGQLTGKGLHTATQASLLWVPVGESDFIFTVIGERLGFIGAGIMMILFFVLVYRMIRIAMECNDPFGAYVVSGVVGMLTFQIFENIGMTIQLMPITGLPLPFISYGGSSLLTNFLTIGVVLNIGMRKQKLSFD, encoded by the coding sequence ATGGATTTTGAAAAGCGATATATAAAGCAGTTGGATTGGTTGATTCTGTTGATCCTTCTAGGTCTTGGCTTGTTTAGTTATCTCGGTATAAGCGGATCTGCCCCAGGAGTGGCGACAGCGAACCGACAGCTTATGTGGTATGCTATTGGTTTTGGTGTATTGTTTTGTACACTGATTATTGATTATCGGGTGTTCCGGCAGCTATCATATGTAGTTTACGCTATAGGACTAGTTTTGCTTTTCGGCGTATTTTTTACGAAGGCCATTAACAACGCCACTAGTTGGTATAATCTGGGTGTCGTTCTGTTTCAACCATCCGAACCTATGAAAATTTTTACGATAATAGCTGCTGCACACTATATGTCCAAACGTGAAGAAAAATTAGGTAAGCCTTATTATCTTTATGAATGGTGGCCTGTATTTCTGATCGTTGGGGTACCGCTTCTCATGATTTTTAAACAACCAGACTTGGGTACAGCTTTAGTCTTTTGTGCTATATTAGCAACCATGCTGATTGTTGGTGGAATTCGAGTACGGCATATGATTACGTTTAGCGGGATTGCTGCTATTGGAGTAGGGTTAGTTTCCTATGTTTATATGTACCATAAAGATGATATCTTTTTTAAATTGATCAAACCTTATCAATGGGCTCGGATTGAATCTTGGTTAAACCCTTATCTTGATCCAGTAGGGCAAGGATTTCAGCTTTTACAATCGCTTATTGCAATTGGATCGGGGCAGTTAACAGGTAAAGGCTTGCACACAGCCACACAGGCTAGCTTGCTATGGGTTCCGGTTGGTGAGAGTGATTTCATTTTTACGGTCATTGGAGAGCGTTTAGGGTTTATTGGAGCAGGAATTATGATGATCCTGTTTTTCGTGTTAGTATATCGAATGATTCGGATTGCGATGGAGTGTAATGATCCATTCGGTGCCTATGTGGTATCAGGTGTAGTTGGAATGCTTACGTTTCAAATTTTTGAAAATATTGGAATGACCATTCAACTAATGCCAATTACTGGTTTGCCTTTACCATTTATTAGTTATGGTGGAAGCTCGCTTTTAACCAATTTCTTAACAATAGGTGTAGTATTGAATATTGGGATGAGGAAGCAGAAACTTAGTTTCGATTAA
- a CDS encoding cold-shock protein has translation MQQGTVKWFNAEKGFGFIQVEGGEDVFVHYSAIQTEGFKTLEEGQKVEFEIVQGSRGPQAANVNRL, from the coding sequence ATGCAACAAGGTACTGTAAAATGGTTTAACGCAGAAAAAGGTTTTGGCTTCATTCAAGTTGAAGGCGGAGAAGATGTATTCGTACACTACAGCGCTATCCAAACTGAAGGTTTCAAAACTCTTGAAGAAGGTCAAAAAGTTGAGTTTGAAATCGTTCAAGGTAGCCGTGGACCACAAGCTGCTAACGTTAATCGTCTGTAA
- a CDS encoding M23 family metallopeptidase: MFHERERVKERRQERKEQLLLQSRDSMPPHIDELHDPIKRVLIPDQYVKNTDFSNETPPSKPVGFQLKRQIYLSLAVIGVAYVLLKSPFGVPNTWRDLSREVMTRDFNFEGVAVWYEQVTGHSSSALPVLFNKKEKESVPANAYQLSKWSLPKEWKIAKEYDTKSAKIVVDLGEKGEVVNMDTGWVTFVGEKSGYGTTVVMQYTNDREIWYGNLEKVNVSVNDWVNKKDTVGVAKPFVDQVVNTRYLFMAMKQNGRFTNPLDVISFE; the protein is encoded by the coding sequence ATGTTTCATGAAAGAGAACGGGTAAAGGAGAGAAGACAGGAAAGAAAAGAACAGCTTCTCTTACAATCGCGCGACAGTATGCCGCCACACATTGATGAACTACACGATCCGATAAAAAGAGTGCTTATTCCTGATCAATATGTAAAAAACACTGATTTCAGCAACGAGACTCCCCCGAGCAAACCGGTGGGATTCCAGCTTAAAAGGCAGATCTATCTTTCTCTAGCGGTTATTGGTGTGGCCTATGTCCTATTAAAAAGCCCGTTTGGTGTTCCGAATACATGGCGAGATTTATCAAGAGAAGTGATGACTCGCGATTTTAATTTTGAAGGCGTGGCGGTTTGGTACGAACAAGTCACAGGTCACTCGTCAAGCGCGCTACCGGTTCTTTTTAACAAAAAGGAGAAGGAGAGTGTGCCAGCCAACGCGTATCAGCTAAGTAAGTGGAGTTTGCCGAAGGAGTGGAAAATAGCGAAGGAATATGATACGAAAAGCGCCAAAATAGTTGTTGACTTAGGAGAAAAAGGAGAGGTCGTCAACATGGATACCGGCTGGGTAACTTTTGTTGGGGAAAAATCTGGTTATGGAACCACTGTGGTCATGCAGTATACCAATGATCGAGAGATTTGGTATGGAAACCTTGAAAAAGTCAATGTATCTGTAAATGACTGGGTGAATAAAAAGGACACTGTTGGGGTTGCTAAGCCTTTTGTCGATCAAGTGGTTAACACGCGTTACCTTTTTATGGCGATGAAACAA